The region CTGGTTTAATTCCGGGATTCAGCGCCAGCCTGTGACAAATGAAGTTCGGGTCTATTCCTGGAATGTCCTTGTGACTCAaagcaaagagatccaaattctCGCCCAATAGCTTTGATAATCTCTGTTCTTGGACCTCAGTCAGTCTGGTCCCTATTTTGAGTACTTTCTCGCCGAATTTCAGTTCCTTGGTTTCCTcgattggcgtgggcctgttgacCCGCCCTTCGCCCCTTGGATCTAGGTTTTCTTCCGGCGCCTCGACCTCGTTGCATCGGTGTCCTACCAAGGCGCTCCTTTTCCCGTACCGATCTACCGCGTTGCAGTAGCACTCCCTTGCAGTCTTCTGGTCCACAACAACTCTCCCAATTCGTCCATTTGGCAAAGGATATTTAACCGCCAAATGTACCGTCGAGATCCCGGCGCACAATCGGTTCAAGGTGTTTCTGCCAATTATCATGTTGTAAGATCCCTCCGCTCCTAGAATTAAGTATTTCACCTTCAGCGTCCTAGGTCAAGGACGCCTCtcacccatacttgctcgcccGCAAATCCCACCAGAGTCCCTACATAAGGAGTGAGGTCTCCCTCATTCAAACCGAGCCGATCAAACGCTccgccgtaaatgatgtccgctgAACTCCCTTAATCCAAAAGTACTCGTTGCACATTGAGTTGGTTGATGCGAAGGAGGATTACAATCGGATCGTCCAGATGTGGCTTTACTCCAAAGAAGTCATCGGATGAAAAGGTAATGTCTGGGTGTGAAAAGTCGAAAGGAACCTCCGTGACTGCGTTCACCGCCCTGGCGTATCGCATTCTAGCTGCACTAgtgactcctcctcctccaaaccctCCAGCGATCGTGTTTACTCCTTTAGGTATCAAAGCATTACCGCCTTGTGTTCTAATAGGTTTTCCCGCCGCTATCAGCTTTCCCACGTGCGGCATTCCTCTGTGATGTGGCCCATGGCCTAGTGATAAGCGAACCATTCACCTCCCGGTTTGCCACTCATTAGTGTCGCTCATGGTTTCCGAAGATTTTCTGCTTCGCACGATCTGGCCAAGCACGTCAGCTTTCCTTTTGGAGACGAGTTTCTCCACTCCCTCGAGGATTTCCAACAGCTTTTCCTTTGCAATGTCCAAGGCTTCGCTGTTGTATTCGCTCTTCGGACATCCATGTCCTGCTGCTTCAGGCGACTATTGACGTCGCAAATCAGCCACCTCCAATCCCTGCGAGCGGCCAACGACTGAGGTGATGGCGGTCCTTCTTCTAACGGTTTCAACAAGGAGACTGAGGACTCCGCCTCCTCACCGCGCCGCCTTCCATACGCGTGGCGCGGATCATGCTTGTGTTTCATCCTTCTTTCACTGCGTCGATGTTGCGCTTCCATCAAGTGTCACGAGCGAATCAAGAATTTAACCGAAAATAAAGAAACCAAAGAGAATTGCATGGAAAATTGAACTTCTCTCAGCCAAATCataatccacgtagtccgggaatcgaaatctatcgttccccacagacggtaccaaatgttctatccaagaacattgagatgaggtatagtacctagagtgtaaggaacgtgatgtgagattcctagagagaatgagagcgtaaccgttTTTAGAGGGAGAGAGTAActaaatttcaatcttgttatttctcaaatgagctaagagtcccttacaattgatattcatcccctatttatagatgtggaattgggcttggcgccttcaacccttcctaatgggccagttgggcctttgggaggaggcccaagtccctggtccgctcgtcgccctaagctggtgctcctgggcgagggaccctagggtcccgcccagtccactcttagacaaagaagaattagagtccactatgaaaagcatttagaactaacatcctagcatgaaacaattgtttagtgcactgagcacacaagcaagttcataggttctgggaattattcactcaagagcaactaaagttgaaaatgcattattcaatgaaACTTGAAAAAGGTtataatgttggctaggtaaagcacatggtaggtggtccctaagaaaGACTAAGGTTGCTACACAAAGTTGAGTATGGTCCTATTTGAAATTCCAGAGCTTTCAAGCTATTGATACTTGTTGTCCCTTTGTTATGTTGTCTGCGTTTTAGCTAAGTTAATTTTTTGGCCAACATGTCGgacccgatgtcacaacatcttgcCTGTGACATCTGTCCCTGCGAAACCTGCAATGAGTTGGCTAGGTTTTCTGAGAAGCTTCGTTTTGATTACTTGGTGATCAAGCTAGGGTATTTCTGGAAGCTTCTATGCGCCGTTCAAGGATTATATTCTATGTGATCAAATCGGTTTCAATGATTTGATCTGAGAGTGTGTGAGAGTTTTATTTTTGGAATAGGAAACTTTTTATTGAAGACTTTTCTGCAGATTTGTTTCCTAGTAACTCCCTGAGTGTTGTGTGGACCTTTGCTCGTccaagcccatcgaagacaaggcctggatgactgctatatatgaagaccGAAACCTAGTGTTTAGGGAGAGAGCTTCTGTTgagtaaaactagggtttactcttgtctgtgttcacacttgttgttctctcagcATATTCATGTATTGATTCTTTTGCTGAGAgttgattttttgttgtttgatcatgagaacTGTCTTTGCTCTTGTGTTGAGCTTttgaatcactgtggcagtgattgagagaaagtgagaggggctctcatacttagggggaggactaagtaataaacacttgtagagataggtagaaaaggttgtgaactggggcagttcagttaagaccttttgtgtacaatttctctgaatagtggattatctttctcttgggtgaaaaccctccagacgtaggtgattttgcaccgaactgggttaacaatcctgTGTGTCTTGTTTATGTTTATGTTCTCTATATTGCATATTTAATTAACTATTTTGTATtatgttgtacaagatgtcttagacatctggtagaacatctgtccgcgtgtgccagaatttcaattggcatcagagcaggcaccctgttctgattGGGTAAGCTCCAGGGATTTACTTTTCTGGTATCATGGACAACGGTAAGGATGTGGGTTCTATTCACAGGCCACCTATGCTTGATGGAACaaattatgactactggaaggctcgcATGATTGCATTTCTTAGATCTATTGATGATGGAAGGGTGTACAAGTCGGTGCTCAAAGGGTGGACTCATCCAGTGCAAACCGAGGAAGGAACCACAACTATTGAACTCAAACCTGAAGTAGATTGGAGCAagactgaagatgaagaagctgcTGCAAACTCTAAGGCTCTTAATGCTATTTTCAATGGTGTTGACAAGAACATGTTCAGACTGATTCATAATTGTACTACTGCTAAGGATgcatgggagattctcaaggtTGCTCATGAAGGTACAGCCAGAGTTCGTTTATCAAGACTTCAACTGTtaactactcaatttgaaaatctcaagatgaaggaggaagaagCAATCTCTGAGTTTCATATGTGTGTGCGTGATATGGCAAATGCATCTTTTGCACTAGGAGAACCCATGACAGATGAGAAATTGGTCAGAAAAATCCTCAGGTCTTTACCTAAGAAATTTGACATGAAGGTCACTGCTATTGATGAGGCACAAGACATTAGTAGCATCAAAGTGGATGAACTAATTGGGTCATTACAAACCTTTGAAATGTCCATCAATGATAGGTCTGAGAAAAAGAACAAGAGCATGGCATTTGTGTCAAATCTGGGAAAAGGAAGTCTAAATGGTGGAGACACAAATGAAAATCTGGAAGAAGCACTAGCCTTGCTTGGGAGAACATTCAACAAAGTCATGAGAAGTTTTGACAGAGGATCTAGACCAAATGTTACTGACAACAGGTCTGAAACCAGCAAGGACACATGAATGGCTCCCAAGAACAGAGAAGAAGACAGAGCAAGAAAAGCAAAAGGGGTACAATGTCATGAATGCCAAGGTTTTGGTCATATCAGAACAAAATGTGCAACATATCTGAAAAGGCAAGCAAAAGGAATGGTGACAACATGGTCAGATGATGATTCTGAGGAAGAAAATGAACATCCAGTAATGGGATTGACAGTAAAATACAACACTGATAGTGACTCTAGTGATAAAGGGATCTCAGATGAAGAACTTGCTGCTGCATACAAGCTCTTATTTAAAAAATGGCATGAGGCTTGCACTATGGTAGGAAACTGGACAAAACTGTCACAAAGCTTGAGAAGGAAAAACAAGAACTCCTAATTCTAAATGAAGATCTTCAGGAGGAAGCATCTATCTTGAAATCCAAATTGGAAGGTTTGGTTAAATCTGTACGCATGCTGAATAATGGAACTGATATGTTTGATCTCATGCTAGAAACAGCAAAAACCGCCTGGGATGTGAAAGGACTAGGATATGTGAGTGACTCTACACCAGATGATGACAAGAAGGTCACTCATTAGTTTGTACCTGCTgaaaggaaaactgaatttCACATGTCAAGCCAGATGTCACAACATGGTGTGAAACATGTGCATTCTCAGATTCCATATGCCTATCCTCAATCacagaaaagaaacaaaaccgGATGGAAATGTCACCATTGCGGGAGGTATGGCAACATAAAACCTTATTGCTACAGGCTACATGGGTTTCCAAAAAGAAGTTCAGCTAAATTTAACTCTATTGAgttaaagaagaagaagtggaagCCTAAGATCAACACATCTGCTCTAGTTGAATATACCTCTCTGAGAGCTTCTTCAAAAgaggattggtattttgatagtgggtGTTCCATGCATATGACTGGAGTAAAGAATTATCTTGGTGATGTAAAACCACACTCCACCAGTAATGTTACTTTTGGTGATGGTGCtcaaggaaaaatcaaaggatCCGGAAAGCTTGTTAGTAGTGGATCTCCAGAGCTGGATGATGTCTTGCTAGTAGAAGGCCTGGCAGCAAATCTGATAAGCATAAGTCAGCTATGTGACTTGGATCTAGATGTTACATTCTGCAAAACTGGATGTCAAGTAACAGATGGAAATGGTGAAGTTGTCATGAGAGGTGCAAGGTCAAAGGATAATTGCTACATGTGGATCTCACAGTACAAATCTATGTCCTCAAGATGTTTGATAACCAAGGAAGAGGAAGTCAAGCTATGGCACCA is a window of Lotus japonicus ecotype B-129 chromosome 5, LjGifu_v1.2 DNA encoding:
- the LOC130719560 gene encoding uncharacterized protein LOC130719560; this encodes MIIGRNTLNRLCAGISTVHLAVKYPLPNGRIGRVVVDQKTARECYCNAVDRYGKRSALVGHRCNEVEAPEENLDPRGEGRVNRPTPIEETKELKFGEKVLKIGTRLTEVQEQRLSKLLGENLDLFALSHKDIPGIDPNFICHRLALNPGIKPVTQTSRRMGDEKEKAIQQEVNKLVAADFIREIKYPTWLANVVMVKKANGKWIMCVDYTDLNKACPKDS